Genomic DNA from Oncorhynchus mykiss isolate Arlee chromosome 2, USDA_OmykA_1.1, whole genome shotgun sequence:
GTAAATATATTCCCATCTATTAATTTTAACAGTACAGAATTATAACTATTTAACAGCCATACATCTCAGTTGTAACAACATGAGAGACAGGGACTGGTACCACAGAAAAGCCATTCCATTGAATATAGGGTTATGAATCACAGATATGGAGAGCTCTCTTGGATCTGTGAGTATAGACATCAGTAACACTGGAAATCTGAGTAGTGGGGTTTATAGCACAGAAGAAAGAGATCAAATCAAACAGCAGTCCTTTAGAGCACAAGAACAAATTAAGTAAAGAACAGGAAACATAACTTTGTGAACCCTTTCTTAGGCAAGACACAGTAAGGGGACACGGAACATGGACCACAGTGTAAGAGACACTGTTGGTCAGTTATGAGAGGATTCTTATCTAAATAAAAACTACTATGGCCATTTAAGATGTATAAAATCCCGAAAACATCTACAAAACATCACCATAATGtatttgagtaaaaaaaaaatatctcttACATTAATTGTGGTGTAAATTGCTtcaaaatatgaaaataatataATAGATTAAGTGAAAAGAAAGGGGGTCACAGAGCAAAGATAATTCCCCAGAAATCAAATTATTTAGGGTGTGTTCGTAATTTGCGCCTTCATATATTTTGAGTGTTGTCAGATTCTCAATTTGTATATTCAGAGCCTTTCGCTCTTTGAACGTTTAGAGGGCACAATGGACGCTCTGGCCGGGGAatagggttgatctgagcgttctgacctcacaacggcagtcaagcacctaagataactggctaaagttggctagcttgctagctacttcaagacacaaatgagagaacacctcactcgtGTTGTGTAGagtgttggtgactaactgtgctgctggcaacaatttaaatatattttctttgCAGATGTTTATTGACACAggtcatattcaatgggtgttgcgTGTTCGAAAATTAATCTGACgacacactcagacgagagtgctctgaaatcgtaGTAGATGgccagagtgaatttatgaaCGCAACCttggtaaaaacaaacaaacatttttgCTAATACTTAATTGATCTGTGATACAAGAAAACCCATAAGAGAGAAAGCACTTAAAGCTAATGTATACTTTGACCTTTTGTATTGTTGTGCGATTAGTTGTCACGTATAGTTTAGTGTAGTAACTGCACTTGGTTGGCTTACATCACACCCACCATAGTGGGTtcatgaaaacaaacaaacaccaaaCAATATGGTTGAAAAGGAAACAGTAGTGTTTTTGGACAGTATAGTAGGCCAGTTTTGGTATTAAATTAAAACAGGCTACAAGTGTTTAGTGTTAGTTACAGTATGATTATCATTCCACTGACTTCATTATCCGGGCCAAAGCGCTTTGACAGACAGTCTAGTGTTTTTGTTGAATAATTATGGAAGCAATATAATGCtagtgttgtgtatgtgtgtgtgtgtgggggggggggtgtgcatAATTTATCAATAGTTTTTTTATGCTATCTCCAATTAAATGCTAAATAACAGTCAATTTAGCTGCAGATATATGGTTACAAATTACCTACAGTAATTAGTAAAGTAATACTAATTAACCCACTGTAAAGtcaattgtttttgtatttaggCAATTGGCATGCTATGTTAATAGTGTCCACAGTAtagatcatgtttttttttactgaaagTGCTAGGTTGCATCAGTGGCGCTATTAGAATTGCATGGAGTATATATATCTGTTCAAATAGATACCCATTATGGTGAATCTTACATTCACgcaacagaatgagcctgttctctgtgtctccctctaaATCACCAGCAAATACCAGCAAGAGAATATATTTTTTCGAAAGTGCTGAGTATTGTCAGACATTAAAACCACTCCATCTTACTCTTTAGAAGATAGGAATGGCATAGTTAAATCTAATTGAGAGCCAGTCCAAATGTTGATCGTCAGGCCGCTGTGTATGCAGGTTTCCATATCAACATTCACGTATATTATATAGgtctgttcattgactactgctGTGGATGAGGCAAATCACTGACTGTTTTCATTCAATTTACTTACCTCTAACTCATAGATACCAACTGTGAATAGCCATGTGATCATTAAAGAATAATGAATCCACATCACATGAAGCTGATGAGGGGAGAAGGGCTCATTATAATGGCCTGAACTGAGCAtatggaatggggggggggggggtcctagaGGGAATGTGGAGAGAGTCCTGTGTATGGAGGACAAGTAGCAGCCTCTacacctccttctccttctcttcactTGCATTTCTGGAGGGCCTCCTGCATCCTCTCCTGCACGTGCTCCATCTTCTCGGTCCACTCGTCGCTGATGCCCTCCTCGTCGTCTCCGATGACAGCGGCGTAACCCATGAGGGCGATCAGGCCGATGCAGAAGAGGTATGTGAGGCGCGTGCACAGGTTCTCCATGGTGCGGCGGTCGCCCTGCGAGTGCTTCAGGTACACCTCCAGGATGGGCCGGCTGAACAGCTTGGGCTTGCCCACCACACCCTCGTAGAGTGTGTGCAGGTTCTGGTCGCCTAGGTCGTTGGAGTAGCTCTCCTCAAAGTCGACCTTCTTGCGCTCACAGTGCTCAGGCCGTGCCTCCACCATCTCCATAAACTTGCGGAACTGGTTGCGCAGGTTTTCCTCCACACAGCAGTACTGGCCGTCCAGCGTCTCCTTCTTGATCTGTAGCAGGGCGCCGCGGTTCTGCTGGGACAGCTGGTCCAGGGCACGGTTGACAGAGCCAAACTCGCGCTTCAGTGTCTGGATGTCCTCATCGTCCACATGGTGCAGCACCACTCGGATTAGAGAGCCGGCCACGCCAAAAATGGGGTTGACCACAGCCGCAGCAGATGAGATGGTGGCCACACACTGCAGCACCTTCACCAGGCCCTGTTTCAGCTTGGCCCGGTCCTCCACGATCTCCATCTCCGACATGATGGCAAGCAGGGGTTCACGACACAGAAGTCCAAACCAGGTAGTGCTTGAAAGGGTTGGGGAGGATGGTAGCTTCTGATTGAGAGACAGGAGtctaagagaaagagagagagtagagcaatCTATTGACAAGTTCTTAAAAAAGAAAAGTGAATGTTTTAAACTCTAATAGTGTTACACTTAAGacaaaaaagtatctatattgtTCCACACTACACAGAGTTAATGTTACACTTTCGAATGTGTTTTTAGCTTTTTTAgaaccggcaggtagcctagtgcttatagcgttgggcaagtaaccgaaaggttgctggatcaaatcccaaagctgacaaggtaaaagaaatctgttgttctgcccctgaagaaggcagttccccggtaggccataaTTGTAAAaaaagaatgtgttctttaccaacttgcctagttaaatttcaAAAATTTAAAATTAACACTCACTGAGTTTCTGTAACTCTGTAAATAGTTTGAAATGAACACTGGCCAACACTGTTGAAAATCAACTTCATCAGTATGTACgctttgtaacattctctgtgtAAGTGTTTTGAACCTAATAAAGTGGACTAGGTTTTATCACCATTGGTGTCATTTACACAACTCCATGTAAGAGCATAAAAATGAATAACAAGTGCAAAAAAGCATTTATTTAGAAAAAGTCAAGAAGCAAAAATACACTTAATCGAATGAAGAAAAAACAATGATATACAAGGTTACCATAAAGTATGCATTCCGACTCATTTCTGAAAATAAACGACAGAGTCGGCAGTGGTAAATTGAAAACATGAGGGCTGAAGTGCAACACCGATCATAGCAAAATATTATACAATCTAGATTTAATCCATTCCATTCATTGACAAAGAATATCGCCCACCACCCAAAAGGAAATTACTTTTCTTTTTAAATTGAGGGAAGAGGACTAGTCTCCAAACAGCTTTTAACCTTACAGGGATACTTCTGGATTTTgccaatgaggccctttatctactttccCCAGAGTTAGATGACTCGCAggtacccatagacttccagtcattgcgctaatgctagttagcagtaactcacaaaactacctctaacttccttcatactggacacagacataaaaatggtacccATGAGTTCATCGGACTCTGGTGAAGTAgttaaagggcctcattgccaaaatcccaaagtatccctttaaagccCTCATATGCCCACCCGACCCTGGGAGTGGATGAGGATCAGTTCCCCTCACACTGGGCCAGCGCCTCATCCATCTTGGCCTGAATCTTCTTCACCCTGGGGGCCCATTTCTCCCTGACTTCAACCTCATCATCCTCTGTGACCACCGTATATGCCATTAGTGTCATCAGGCCCATGCGAAAGACATGAGCCAGTTGGGAACACTTTTTCTCCATGACGTCTCGGTTTTGCTTGTAGTGCTCTAGGTACACCTCCAGCAAACCCCTTTGTTCAAAAGTTGTATTCTCTTTTATGACACTGCGGTAGTATGTGTCTAGAGCAAGGGTATCCTTGTCTCTCTCATAGACTTCCTGGAAATCTTTCATGTAGCGCTCTCTTCCCTCAGGGTTGTTATTGAACTGTTTCACCATGGTGTTGAGAGCAGTGTACTGGTGCTTGATATACTCCTCATACTTGCTGTACTTCTCATTGACCTCGTTCAGGTGAATCTGCTTCAGAATCTGCTGGTTTGTCTTGGAGATGCTTTCCAGCTTGGCGTGGATGTGGCCCAATTGTTGGGTGTCCAGGTCTTGGGTGAGGTCTTTGGCGACCAGGTCCTTTGTCACCTTCACCACTGCAGTGACTATGTCGAAGAGTGGGTTGGTGGCGGCGAAGGAGGAGACTTTCTCCATGCCTTGTAGGATTATGACCACTGTCTCCTTGTCCATAGCTGCTGCTAC
This window encodes:
- the LOC110487587 gene encoding protein rapunzel, with amino-acid sequence MSEMEIVEDRAKLKQGLVKVLQCVATISSAAAVVNPIFGVAGSLIRVVLHHVDDEDIQTLKREFGSVNRALDQLSQQNRGALLQIKKETLDGQYCCVEENLRNQFRKFMEMVEARPEHCERKKVDFEESYSNDLGDQNLHTLYEGVVGKPKLFSRPILEVYLKHSQGDRRTMENLCTRLTYLFCIGLIALMGYAAVIGDDEEGISDEWTEKMEHVQERMQEALQKCK